The window ATTCAATATTATACGGTTCCGATGGATACATTTCCTCAAATTTATGAAGGGATAATAAAAATTGGAGAAATAACACATCATACCCGTCAGGCAAAAGTACTATTAGAAGAAATGAAAGGAAATATCCAAAAAATACAAAACCTTACCTCTGGTTTAGAACCATTACCTACACTACTTGTTGTCGGTCGAGAACTTCGCGATTTATCTTCTGTTCAGGTAGCAGGCGGAAAATCATTTCTATCAGAGATATTAAAAATAGCGGGTGGAATTAATGTTTTTGAAGATGCGGAACAACCTTACTTCGAAGTTTCTGCCGAACAAATTATTGCAAAAGCACCAGAAGCAATCGTTGAATTTAGATGCGGTGAAAATTTAACTCAACGACAATTAGACGCTTTATTTTTAGATTGGAAAGCATTAGAAACAGTCCCTGCTGTAAGTAAAAGCCGTATTTTCTTCATCCTCGAATCATACGGAATGAGACCAGGACCTCGTATTTATAAAGTCGCAGAAAAAATTGCGACTTCACTTCATCCCGACGTAAAATTAGGGTTATGAACCCAATTTTAATTGTAGATAATCTATCGTTCCGACACACAAACAGTGAGCCTTTGTTTGATAATTTGTCATTAACAATCTCACCAGAAACACTCACGGCTCTAATAGGACCTAACGGCTCAGGAAAAAGTACCTTACTCCGCTTACTCGCAGGAATTATAAAGCCCGATATTGGGAAAGTATTATTACATCAAAAACCATTGAATGAATTCCCGCTTCGAGAACGGGCAAAAATAATTGCATTTCTGCCTCAAAATATTTATCCTATTTTCCCCTTATCTGTCCTTGAAATTGTTACTATGGGGAGATTCCCAAGAAAACCAACCCTCGCAGGATTGTCACAAAACGATTACAACGTAATTAATGAATGCATGGAATTAATGAATTTAAGTGCATTGAAAAATCGCTCCTTTTCAGAACTCTCTGGTGGTGAATGTAAAAGAACGCTCATAGCAAGTATTCTCGCACAAGAACCACAAATTCTATTATTGGATGAGCCATTATCTGGTTTAGATGCTCCACATCAGATAGAAACATTACAGCATCTCAAACATTTATCGAAAATAGGTTATGCGGTAATTATTGCAACCCATGAAATTAATACCATCACCCGTTTTGCGGATGAATTTATTCTCCTATCATCAGACCATCACCTTGTTTCTCAGGGTAATGCAGAACAAACATTGACAAAAGAAAATTTGTACCGTGCCTATGGTGCACGTTTCTGGGTAGGAAAACATCCATTTACACAAACCCTTCTTATTGAGGTTGAACCAAAGATACCCCATGAACCGTAAACATGTACATATATTATTTCTCGCTATCACCGCACTTACTATCCTTATTCCAATAAGTATATTTATAGGTTTCGAATCAATAAACCCATCTTTTGTGTGGGAGGTAATAAAAAATTCGGAGACTCAGCAACACCCATTAATCTTTCAAATATTAATTTATCACCGATTACCAAGGACACTTGTTTCTATCCTCGTGGGTATGGGGCTATCATTAGGAGGGGTCGCTTTCCAATCGTTATTACGAAATCCTCTTGCTACACCTTATACCTTAGGAACCGCAAGTTTTGCTTCCCTCGGGGCATACCTTGCCTATTTAGGACATGCAAGCATTACCTCACTCCTATCAATTTCGCTTAAAATAACCTTTCCCGTTTCCCATATTTTCGCTTTTTTATTTGCAGTTGGTGAAATAGTGTTAATCCTTACTCTGATTAAGATAAAACCAAAAATCTCTGCTACAGTCCTGCTTTTGTCAGGCATCACGTTAGGAATGTTAGCCAATGCATTCATCTCTATACTTCGGTATGTTGCAACCCCAGACAAATTGGTGTTTATGGAACGTTGGTGGTTCGGTTCAACACAGGTATTAGGTTACAGGGCGGTCGTTATTCTTTCAATAGTCTCCTTACCATCGTTCTTTTTCTTATGGCGTTTCAGTGAAGCGTTGGATCAATATACTTTTGACATAGAAATTGCACAATCCAGAGGAATAAACATTGTAAAATTACAAACCTACATATTTCTCATAGTTTCTATCATGACAGCGGTCATTGTAGCAGAAGTGGGTCCCATCGGCTTTGTAGGACTCATTATTCCACATATTACTCGCTATTTCGTCGGCTCATCTCATCGACGTGTTATACCCTATAGTGCTCTTTTTGGTGGAATATTTCTTTTATTGTGCGACATTCTATCACGAAAAATATTTTCTACAGGCGTTCCTGTCGGGATTATTACCACACTAATAGGTGTGCCAGCATTCTTGTATATTCTATTTGGGAAAGATTTCAAAGAATGGCTTACATGAACTCCTTTATCGTTCTTATCGGTGGAGGTTCTGCCTCTGGGAAAACTACCATTGCATCCCGTTTGCAGACAGAGCTATCACCTCATGCGGTAGTAATACCTATCGATAATTATTACAAAGATTTATCACATATACCCATGAGGGAAAGATTGAAAACTAACTTTGACCATCCAGACGCAATTGAAATTGAACTCTTGATGTATCACCTATCTCAACTTCAGCATCACATCCCTATTGAAACTCCTGTTTATGACTTCGCCACACATACACGCTGTCATGAATCTATAATAATCGAACCGAAGGATATAGTAATTTTAGAGGGACTCCATGCCTTGACATTTGAACAACTTCGGGATATATCAAGTCTAAAAATATTTGTAGATTTAGATGATGATTTGCGGATTATCCGAAGGATACAGCGAGACATATCAGAGCGAGGTAGGAAAATTAACCATATCATAAAGCAGTATTTAAGCACTGTTCGACCAATGTATAAACAATTTATCGAACCATCCAAAAAGTTTGCCGATATAATTGTCCTCGGTGACCAATTGGAAATTGCTATAAAAAATATCCTCTTACATCCATATTTACATAAATTCCACACAGTGAAATAAAATCGCTCCTGCTCACTAAACCTCGATATCCCCTAATACTAAATCTGGTGGTGGCAATTCTCGTGGTATTTCATTTACACGCATACAAAATCCATTCCCTTTTAATGAGGTTAAGTTGAGATATCCTTCTCTACGTTCATAAAGCCCGGGATGCACAATTGCTTCCGGTTGGCTGGCTTCTGGATAAAATTGCATTCCATTACTCTCAACACCCATCAAAGTTCCTGCATACGCACCTAATTGAACATGAGGTATTTGAGCCAACATTGGATTTGTTAAGTCCTGAACCATCAACAACAAACCATGAGCCTTTGCCCAACATAAACTAAGGAGAGCCCCTGTCTGAGTTTTGCATGTTTTAAGGGCAACCCCTGTCCAACCTAACTCTCTACCACGAAGAACCACACGCCAGTCATGGGCACTTTCATCCATAAATAATGGTTTACGTGCGGATACTGGTCGCACATCCACAGGAAATTCTTCCAGTTCATATGGAAATGGTTGTTCTACATAGAGAACCATTCCATAAATGCGTGGATGTTCTTTCATTAATCGGTCTAAAATAAAAGTTACATACTCCGTTTCTTTAACAGTGCAATTAAAATCAACACTAAGCCATACAACCCCCTCCTCTATGGCAATAGTCCCTACACGCACTATTCTATCATAATCCCAAACCGCATCATTTCCACGAAGTTTAATTTTCAAACATTTTAATCCATCACGACGTATCCACTCCCTTAATGAATTTGGGTATGTATCGTGAGGACGTTTTATAACCTCATTTTCTTCTAACCAGTCCATTCCACCCACTAAATGCCAAACAAGTATCCTTTCAGGTAAGGGATATTGTAAGAATTGTTCTGGATATAGATGCTTAAATGATATATTTTTATCAACTGCAGGAATTAAAAACTCTTCGAGGTCTTTATTCATAAATTCGGAGTTATATGTGTTGTATGTCGGCAACTGATGTAAATTTCCAAAAGCATCATGCAAGGCAAGGTCAAAAGGGGAACAACAGACAAGACCTGCTAATTTGGGAAGGGGCTCTGTCATACTACCAGAATTAAATTGTTTTATGGCTCGGGGTAATATTTGTTCAATGAATTGATAACCAATCTCAATGGGATGTCCATTCTCATTAAAATTCTTAAAAAGATGAGCAATTTTACGTGTAAAAGAAATGACATGCTGATAACGTTCCACATAGGGACGTTCCGATGGCCAAATCCATTGAATACTTAACGGTGTCTCACCCCAACCTATTGCTGTGTTCCCCTTTCTATCTTCAATACGCACAGCCACACGAGCACAAGTAACCTCTGTGAGTGATTCCTTACCAAATTTTAGAGGTATTCGCGTTTGAACAGGCAGAAAAAACAATGCCACCGCTTTTATTTGGACATCTGTATTTTTAGCCATACTTTAATTTTTCACCTATCGATTAGGTTTTTATTTTAATAACAATACCTCTACATCGCCAATAAAAAGTCCATCTATTTGAATAACTCCACCTTGCTGTACCGTTGTAGGGTCATCGTCTCGGATATAAAAAATTTGATAATCCCCCTTAGGTACTTTTAATGACCTTGTCCCGTTTGGCGGGAGTGTTATATCTTTCCCCCGTTTTCCAGAACGAATTCCAACTTTAACCGAAGTATCCAGCGGATTGTTAATCCTTATTTCATACGCTCCATCACGAAGTCGATACGTAAAATCAGGAAGACGCACTCTCTGACGAGCCAACTTCTGTCTCATTACAGAAACAGACCCCGTTTCACTTAACCCTCTGTTCCGTTCCCCAGCATAAATAATCCTCCGATTATTGTAAACTATTTTACTTCTCTCTTCATTAACAGCAGGTGGAACAGTCCTATTAATATTTTGAATTGGCGTTTGATTTTCTAATACATTTTGCTCATCATACGATTCACCCGTTTCATCTTCCATCATCTCATATCCTTCTCCTATCTCTTCAGTTATGGGTCCCTCTCCTACCTCCTCTTCTATTTGCTGAGGTACCTCCTCTGGCTCTTCCGTTACCTGAGGAACTGAAACAGGACGTACATAAAAACCACTTTTTCGGACTAATTTATTACTAACAAAACGAGCAGAAAAACTTGACCCCCCTTTATCTGTCCATAAATATATAACCTCACCAGCATTATCCGAACTAACTTTTGTCCCTGGCCTTTGTAGTAAAGCCACCACATCTTCAAGGGGCATCCCCTCTTTTAACTGGTCATATAATTCCCTTGTTAAAGGTATGATATTTCCTGTCCCTGTTTCTACTTTCCGCGAACATCGTTTTAATATCCCATTTTCAAACCTTGCATATAACGATTTATCCTCACGATTCCAGCGATACAATTTCATTTGTCCACCTGAACCTTGACTTATTAACACATCCGGCTCGCCTATAACTTTCACAACTTCATCATAACGCATACCTACTTGTATTTGATTAAATGGGTCAATTTCTACATTTCCTTCGTTCGGAGGAGGAATAACATTTTCATCCGTTACCTTCGTCAAACGTTCCGATACCACTTCTGAATCTTTAGATTCTTTCGGTTGAACTTGAAGTGCAGATGTATTTCCAATAGTGCTCTCACTTTCTTCTGTCTTTTCATGCTCCAATTTTGGTGTCAACGAGGACTGTATTAGTATAGATTCCGTATTCTGACTTACTTGTTCTGCTGGTAGAGCAGGTGGTTTTACTTCCCCTATATTGTCTTTTGAAATCGTTTTTTCAGATGGCTCATTTACAGAAGTAGTTGAATTTTTTTCTGAAGAGAAACATGAGAGTAAATTAAATAGCAGTATTAAACTGATAACAGATACAGAAATTTCAAGACCACATTTTTTTCTGAATGGATAGAACATATAATGCTTTACCAATGAATTTAAAATTGTTAAACTATTTTCACTTTTATTATAATAAATACAATCTACTAAAAAGAAAAACAAAAACAGGAAATAAAAGCATTGTATACATCCGAATTTGTGAAGGGGGAAATCCATGCATAGTATGACTGGATTTGGTCATGTATCTGGGGTAGTGCGTGGCTCGCTTATTTCTTTGGAAATAAATTCTGTAAATCATCGTTCCTTAGAAATAAGTATTCGACTCCCATCATTATGGGGCTCTATAGAAACTTTTATACGAGATAAAATTAGACAAAAAATAAATCGTGGAAAAATTCACGTTTGGATTCGGCGACAAATTACCGAAACAACAGAACCTACATTTGCATTCAATGAAACCGTAGCAAAAGAATACATATCGAGCATAAAGAAAATGCAGGAATTATTAAACACAACTGAAGAAATTTCATTAAATACTTTGGTTCAATTGCCAGGAATATTTGACACTTCAATTTCAGATGAAGAGATAGAACAGATAAAATTCGAAATGGAACCATTAATAGAACTCGCCATTGAAAAATTGAATCAATCAAGAGCCATAGAAGGTTCGGAAATAGAACAACAATTAAAGAACCATTTTGACGAACTTAAAAATGGAATTACGTCATTAGAACAAAAGATACCTGAACTATGCGAGGTTCAAAAAGAACGGATTCGGTTAAAGTTAGCAGAGATTACCATTGACCCATCTGTTAAAGAAGAACGACTCGCAATGGAAATGGTGTTATGGGCAGACAAATTGGACATTACCGAAGAAGTCAACCGTATTAAATCGCATTTAAACCGTGTTGATGAACTGTTTCAAACAGAGCAATGTGGAAAACCGTTAAATTTCATAACTCAAGAAATAGGAAGAGAACTGAATACCATCAGTGCCAAACTACGTGATGCTGAGTTAGCATGGCAATTAGTCCAGATGAAAACATTATTGGAAAAAATACGAGAACAAATACAGAATGTGGAGTAATTTCTGTGGGCCAAAATAATCTCATGATTGTCATTTCTGCCCCGTCTGGCGTCGGAAAAACGACAGTGATTCAATATTTACTCTCACAGAGAAATGATCTGGCTATCTCCATCTCCGCAACAACCCGAAAACCAAGAATGAATGAACAACACGGGGTTCATTACTACTTCCTGTCAGAAGAAGAATTTAACCAGAAAATTCAGACAGGTGAATTTGTAGAATATGCAAAGGTGCACGATGATTTATACGGAACATTGTATTCCGAACTACAACGACATATTAACGAAAAAAAAGATATTATCCTCGAATTAGATATTCAAGGAATGCGAAGTATTAAAAAGAAATTTCCCGAAACAGTCACTGTTTTTCTTATGCCACCATCATTAAAAGAAATGGAGATACGATTAAAAGGACGCGGTACCGAAAATGAAGAAAAAATACAAAAACGACTAAAACGCGCCTATGACGAAATGAAAGCAAGGTATGAATTCGATTATACTATTATAAATTATGAAATTGACCAATGTGCTTTCGATTTAAATACCATTATCAATGCAGAACATCTACGCTCAAGTCGTGTTGAAATAAATTTTGAATAAATACATAACAGGAGGATAATTAAATGCCTGCACCGTTTTATGTCGA is drawn from Candidatus Hydrogenedens sp. and contains these coding sequences:
- a CDS encoding ABC transporter substrate-binding protein, which encodes MFLRTTLFIREQKFFDKLFPYIFVILFFISIFNLGCKQTSEKSGIVVIGPNITEIIFAIGANTLLKGIGDFDDYPPETANIPKIGSYLSPNLEKITTLRPSIIITSGEIPQLREFAEHSEIQYYTVPMDTFPQIYEGIIKIGEITHHTRQAKVLLEEMKGNIQKIQNLTSGLEPLPTLLVVGRELRDLSSVQVAGGKSFLSEILKIAGGINVFEDAEQPYFEVSAEQIIAKAPEAIVEFRCGENLTQRQLDALFLDWKALETVPAVSKSRIFFILESYGMRPGPRIYKVAEKIATSLHPDVKLGL
- a CDS encoding ABC transporter ATP-binding protein, with amino-acid sequence MNPILIVDNLSFRHTNSEPLFDNLSLTISPETLTALIGPNGSGKSTLLRLLAGIIKPDIGKVLLHQKPLNEFPLRERAKIIAFLPQNIYPIFPLSVLEIVTMGRFPRKPTLAGLSQNDYNVINECMELMNLSALKNRSFSELSGGECKRTLIASILAQEPQILLLDEPLSGLDAPHQIETLQHLKHLSKIGYAVIIATHEINTITRFADEFILLSSDHHLVSQGNAEQTLTKENLYRAYGARFWVGKHPFTQTLLIEVEPKIPHEP
- a CDS encoding iron ABC transporter permease, which gives rise to MNRKHVHILFLAITALTILIPISIFIGFESINPSFVWEVIKNSETQQHPLIFQILIYHRLPRTLVSILVGMGLSLGGVAFQSLLRNPLATPYTLGTASFASLGAYLAYLGHASITSLLSISLKITFPVSHIFAFLFAVGEIVLILTLIKIKPKISATVLLLSGITLGMLANAFISILRYVATPDKLVFMERWWFGSTQVLGYRAVVILSIVSLPSFFFLWRFSEALDQYTFDIEIAQSRGINIVKLQTYIFLIVSIMTAVIVAEVGPIGFVGLIIPHITRYFVGSSHRRVIPYSALFGGIFLLLCDILSRKIFSTGVPVGIITTLIGVPAFLYILFGKDFKEWLT
- the udk gene encoding uridine kinase, which gives rise to MAYMNSFIVLIGGGSASGKTTIASRLQTELSPHAVVIPIDNYYKDLSHIPMRERLKTNFDHPDAIEIELLMYHLSQLQHHIPIETPVYDFATHTRCHESIIIEPKDIVILEGLHALTFEQLRDISSLKIFVDLDDDLRIIRRIQRDISERGRKINHIIKQYLSTVRPMYKQFIEPSKKFADIIVLGDQLEIAIKNILLHPYLHKFHTVK
- a CDS encoding YicC family protein; protein product: MHSMTGFGHVSGVVRGSLISLEINSVNHRSLEISIRLPSLWGSIETFIRDKIRQKINRGKIHVWIRRQITETTEPTFAFNETVAKEYISSIKKMQELLNTTEEISLNTLVQLPGIFDTSISDEEIEQIKFEMEPLIELAIEKLNQSRAIEGSEIEQQLKNHFDELKNGITSLEQKIPELCEVQKERIRLKLAEITIDPSVKEERLAMEMVLWADKLDITEEVNRIKSHLNRVDELFQTEQCGKPLNFITQEIGRELNTISAKLRDAELAWQLVQMKTLLEKIREQIQNVE
- the gmk gene encoding guanylate kinase, translated to MGQNNLMIVISAPSGVGKTTVIQYLLSQRNDLAISISATTRKPRMNEQHGVHYYFLSEEEFNQKIQTGEFVEYAKVHDDLYGTLYSELQRHINEKKDIILELDIQGMRSIKKKFPETVTVFLMPPSLKEMEIRLKGRGTENEEKIQKRLKRAYDEMKARYEFDYTIINYEIDQCAFDLNTIINAEHLRSSRVEINFE